The Sporosarcina sp. 6E9 genome segment GACAGATAATGCGTACGGTATGAATGCCGGGAATAATAATAGCGGAATGAGCACACCCGAAATGATTCCATACAATGAAGTGGCGGCAATCGCTGTAATTCCTGACATTGAAAGCGCACGCAAAAAAATGATTGGTTCTAAAAACCATGTAAACGTCCCAAATAATCGACTACCAGACGAAGGCAATGCGATTTCTAAAATCGGTTCAAAAGGATAACGTTTTTGTTTTTTCTGTATAGTTTCGTTTTCTTTTCGTTTTCGATGTTGCCGATATTTGAATAATAAATAGAGAACAGATGTAACTTCCGCCAGCATCGTGATAAGCATTGCATACGCGGCATTCATAGCCATATCGTCAGGTGACAGAATAAATGGCAACATCCACGTAATTAATAAAATTCGAAAAAACTGCTCAATAATTTGAGACCAAGCTGTTTCTTCGATGCGGGTAATCCCTTGAAAATAACCGCGTATTAAACCGCCGATTGCCGCAATCGGTACAATCGCTATTCCAGCATATAATGCTGATGCTGATGCAGGATTTCCCAACAAAGTACCTGCTAAATAAGGGACGAATGCGATGGAAGCAGGTATGAAAACAATAGCTGTTAAAAATGTCATGAAAACCGCTGTTTTCATAACAGCTGAAATCTTATCAAGTTCGCCTTTTGCTTTATGTTCGGCGATTACTTTGGCAATTGCGACCGGTATGCCGAGTTGAACAAGGGATAGAAAAAAGATAAATGCGGGATACGCTGTCATATAGATACCGACAGCTTCTTCGCCCGCAATGCGCATAAACTGAATTCGGAATACAAATCCTAATAGTTTGGACATAAATACAGCGACCATTAAGACAGCTGTTCCGCGGATGAATGAAGACAAATACAACAACTCCTTCTAGATTCAAGAAATGTAGAGAGCAGTAAGTAATTTAAGCCTTCTACAATTCTATGCTTTTTAATAATTGTTATTACATCGAGACAGTAGCATCTGTAAAGATAAGTGGTATTATAGAGATAGAAAATCTTAGGGGATAAGTTATGAAAAAATATGAAGTGCAAAAAACATTGAATAATAACGTCTTGATTGCGTCTGATATTGACGGAAATGAAGTTGTGTTAATCGGAAGCGGGATAGGGTTCGGCAAAAAAAATGGGGAACCGATTAATTACGAGCAAGTGGAGAAGATGTTTGTCTTGAATGATCCTGAAAAACAAGAACAATACAAACAACTTCTTTCAACGATTGATGGAGAAACATTGAAAATGTTGATTTCAGTCGTTGAAGTCATTCGGGAAAGAGCTGGCATGCCGTTAAACGAAAATATACACATCGCATTAACTGACCACTTAGCCTTTGCCATTAATCGGATGAAACAAGGATTAATGATTCGAAATCCTTTTTTGTTGGAAACGAAAGCGCTATATCCGGATGAATATAAAATTGCGGAGGAAGTAAGGTCGATGGTCAATGAAAAAATTAGCATCGACTTGCCTGAAGGTGAAGTAGGTTTCATTGCTTTACACATACATAGTGCCATTGAAAATAAGAATGTCGGCGACTTAACCGCGCACTCAGCGCTAATAGTTAAATTGATCAATATTATTGAAGAACAACTTGATCTTGAAATCGATAAAAGCAGTATTGACTACACACGTTTAATTCGTCATCTACGTTATGCAATTGAGCGAATGGTGCGTGGAGAAAAAGTGAATGAACCATTAAAAATAACAGAAGTGCTAAAAGCCGAATATCCGGTGTGTTATAATCTCGCATGGAAATTGATTAAAGTGATGCAACAATCACTTCAAAAGGATATTCATGATGCGGAGGCTGTTTATTTAACCCTTCATTTGCAGCGCTTACATTCCAAGAAATCTTCATAGACTGGAAGCTTGCCAAGTCGAAAATATTATGCTAAAATCATTTTATAAAGTCATTGAATTCACCACGTAGTTTACTAATTTAATATTAATCTTTATACGTGTTACTGATACGATCAGGCATGAGTAAAAAGATGATTGAATTTGAGTTTTGGATAGATTCTAAAACTTATTTCGATTTCTTTTTCTCATGCCTTTTTTTATTTTGATTTCTAATGACACATAATTAAATAGGAGGTATATAAAATGTTTAAGAATGCTTTTGGCGTATTGCAAAAAGTCGGCCAAGCGTTAATGCTGCCGGTTGCTTTACTACCCGCTGCGGGGTTATTACTTGGTATTGGTAATGCCGCGCAACAAGAAACAATGCTCAATTTCCTGCCGTTTTTGTCAGCAGATTGGATTCAATTGACTGCATCGGTCATGGAAGATGCAGGTGGAATTATATTCGGTAATTTACCGCTTGTTTTTGCGGTTGGGGTTGCAATCGGGCTTGCGAAAGACGGGGCGGCTGCATTAGCGGCGCTCGTAGGTTACTTGGTGTTAAACCAAGTGATGAGTTCTTGGTTGGGAATCACGCCAGAAATGTTGGCTGATGATCCTAGTTATGCATTAGTATTCGGTATTCCAACATTGCAAACCGGTGTGTTCGGCGGGATTTTAGTTGGACTAATCGCGGCATTCAGTTATAAAAAGTTTCATGATATTGAAATGCCTTCATTCCTTGGGTTCTTTGCAGGTAAAAGATTCGTTCCGATTGCAACGGCTGGAATTGCATTCGTCGTGGGATTGGCGCTTCTTGTAATTTGGCCACCTGTGCAAGCGGGCATGAACAATGCTTCACTTTGGTTGCTTGAAGAAGGAACGTATATTGCTGTATTTTTCTTTGGTTTCATCAAACGTCTTTTAATCCCGTTTGGTTTGCATCATATCTTCCACGCACCATTTTGGTATGAATTCGGAACGTACACGACGACTGCAGGTGCGGTTGTTCGCGGCGATATGACGATTTTCTTTGCACAATTAAAAGATGGGGTTCAATTAACTGCTGGTAATTTCATGGGCGGGGAATTCCCGATTATGATGTTTGGTTTACCGGCTGCGGCACTTGCTATGTACCATGCAGCTCGTCCAGAAAGAAAAAAACTGGTTGCTGGTTTATTAGGTTCAGGTGCATTGACATCTTTCTTAACAGGTATTACGGAACCACTTGAATTCTCATTTTTATTCTTGTCACCGATTCTATTCTTGATTCACGCAGTGTTAGATGGTTTATCATTTGTCTTGATGACGTTTTTCGGCGTTCATGTCGGATATACGTTCTCAGGGGGGGCCATTGACTTCTTCCTATTTGGAATATTACCGGGCAGGGAATCTTGGTGGATTGTGATTTTACTTGGTCTTGTCTTCGCGGTAATTTATTATTTCTTGTTCCGCTTCATGATAAGCAAGTTCAATCTTATGACACCAGGCCGTGAGAAAGATGATGAAGACGGAGAAGATAATGAAAAAGCAGGTAGCACAAGCGATCTTCCTTATGACATTCTTGCAGCAATGGGCGGACAAGAAAACATTGCAACGCTAGATGCTTGTATTACACGACTTCGTGTTTCTGTCAAAGACGTCAAAAATGTCGATAAAAAAGAATTGCAGAATCTAGGTGCAGCAGGTGTGCTAGAAGTTGGAAACAATATTCAAGCCATCTTCGGTCCACGTTCTGAAATTATTAAAGGACAAATTCAAGATGTTATCAGTGGCAAACGTCCAAGAGCAGAAGTAATTGCTGAGCAAGCGACAACTGATGCTGTAATTGTAAATAACGCAACAGATCAATTTGTTTCACCGATTCAAGGGGAACTCAAGCCATTATCTGACGTTCCGGATGCCGTATTCGCGGAAAAAATGATGGGTGACGGATTTGCAATCGTGCCTTCTGAAGGTACAATTGTTTCACCAGTAAACGGTAAAGTCGTCAGTTTATTCCCGACAAAACACGCGATAGGTATTCTAGCTGATTCGGGTAGAGAAATTTTGATACATGTAGGTATTGATACAGTGAAGTTAGAAGGCGTGGGCTTTGAAGCGCTTGTTGCACAAGATGACCGTATTGAAATCGGTCAACCATTACTACAAGTCGATCTTGATTATATTAAAGAACATGCAACATCAATTATTACACCAATCATTTTCACGAATTTGTTTGAAGGTGAAGAAATTGGTATCAATAAGTTAGGCCATGTTGATCGACAAGAAGAAAATATCATTACTATTAAGAAATAATTAAGCAAATTAAACAAACTGCTCATATATAAAATTTGAGCAGTTTGTTTTTATTTGTAAATTTATATAAAAAGATGGAGAATTCGGAAATATAAATGTTACATAAAGTGTAATATTTGATATACTGAGTTTAGTGGTAAATACGTACATAAGGAATGGTAGGGAAAGGGTTGAAGAAGAATGACTACAGAAAAGGATCCTATATTCACGAAAATGCTTCCTGCACTTCAAAGCAAACTGAACGAATTTCATTTGTATGGCTATACAACAGTGACGCATGAAGACATTTGGATCTACTGTGTACGCAAAGTGTGGCGCAAAAAAGATGTGAGCGAGATGAGAACTTATCAAATTACGAATGACATTTTACAAATATTACCCGCGGCTTTCATGACATACACACAAATCGAAGCGCAACGTAATTCGGATTGGTTTTCGGATTTAAACAACGCAGATTTGCAAATTCTATTAAATCCCAAAAAAGATGTTGAAAAAGAAGAATAAGAAATGAACATGTCTAATTGACACGTAGTGTCCTGTGTTTCATAATAAGGTTATTGTGTTTTTTGAGTGTGTACATAAAAAGAAGTGCCACTCATCAGAATGAGGGGGAATTTTCACTATGAAAATCAGAGGGCGGATTGTGTCGTTTTTACTACTTCTCGTCATTTTCACCGCGACGATTGGAACGACAGTCAAACCGATACTAGAAGATGTAAAACTCGGACTAGATTTACAAGGCGGTTTTGAAGTCTTATATCAAGTTGAACCATTAAAAAAAGATGATCAAAAAGTAACGGAAAGTATGGTCAGTGATACGGCTGGCGCATTACGAAAACGTATTGACGTCATCGGTGTCAGTGAGCCGGTGATACAAATTGAATCGACGGATCGTATTCGGGTACAGCTAGCGGGTGTTGAAAACCAAGAAGCGGCTCGAGAACTACTTTCCACACAAGCAAATCTAACTTTTAGGGATACAGATGACAATCTTATTCTTGACGGTACGGATTTGAAAGAAGGGAAAGCGAAACCTGATTTCCGCCAAGATGGAAAGCCGGTCGTTACGCTTGAAATGAAAGATCCGAATAAATTCGGCGAGGTCACAACTGAACTTTCAAAATTAAAACCGCAAGGCAAAAACATATTAGTGATTTGGTTGGATTTTGAAGAGGGTGTCGATTCTTACCAAGAAGAAATCATGAAACCAGATCCAGCATTTGTCTCCGCACCTCATGTTGACAAACCGATTCATTCTGCAAACGTAGAGATTAGTGGTTCGTTCACAGTGGAAGAAACGAAGGATCTCGCAGGTATATTAAATGCGGGCGCCTTGCCTGTGAAACTTGAAGAAATTTACTCAACATCAGTGGGTGCTCAATTTGGTGAGCAAGCACTGAATAAAACAATCTTAGCTGGTATTATCGGTATTTCTTTAATCTTTATATTTATGGTACTGTATTACCGCATTCCGGGTCTTATCGCGGTTATTACGCTATCTGTCTATATCTATTTAATCTTAGTCGTCTTTACAGGCATCAACGCGGTTCTGACGCTACCAGGGATTGCAGCACTTATGCTTGGAGTTGGTATGGCCGTCGATGCCAATATTTTAACGTATGAACGAATACGAGAAGAATTACGTGTCGGTAAATCTGTATTTGATGCATTCCAATCCGGTGCCAAATCAGCATTCACCGCAATTTTGGATGCGAACATTACAACGATTATTGCAGCAATCGTTCTTTTCATCTTCGGGACAAGCTCTGTTAAAGGCTTTGCGTTAATGCTCATTATTAGTATCTTGGTCAGTTTCTTGACTGCGGTATGGGGAGCGCGCTTGCTTCTAGGACTTCTTGTTAGAAGTGGAAAACTAGATAACAAGCCAGGTTTATTCGGAATTGCGAAAAGCCGCGTCAATCCGCTTGAAGATGAAGTGGATACGCTTGACCTCGATACGAAGTTTGATCGATTTGACTTCGTTCGTACCAGAAAACGCTACTTTACAATTTCAATCCTTTTACTAATCACTGGAGCAATTATGCTCGGCGTGTTTAAATTGAATCTTGGAATCGACTTCTCAAGTGGTACACGCGTTGAAATTCTTGCGGACAAACCGATAACAACTGAAGAAGTATCTGAATATATCAGTTCGATTGGGCATCCATCTACAGATATTGTCATTTCTGGGGAGAATAAATCAATTGGAGTTGTCAGATACGCAGAAGAGTTTTCACAAGAAGAAATAAATAAAGTGAAAGCTGAAGTTTCTTCCGTTTACGGTGCTGAGCCGAATGTTAGCTCCGTATCCTCCACGGTCGGAAAAGAACTTGTTAAAAATGCGATTAAAGCACTTTTATTTGCAGCTATCGGTATTATCATTTACGTAGCATTCCGGTTTGAGTGGAGAATGGGTCTTGCTTCGATTATTGGGCTGTTACACGATGCATTCTTTATGATTGCCGTATTTAGTATCCTTCGACTCGAAGTTGACATTACTTTTGTCGCTGCTGTGTTAACGATAATCGGTTACTCTATCAACGATACAATTGTTACATTTGATCGGATTCGGGAAAACTTGCAACGAATTGGAAAAATAGATAACGCAGATGCGCTTGCAGATGTAGTGAATAAATCATTACGACAAACATTGGGTCGTTCTGTGAACACAGTTCTAACCGTAATTTTAGTTGTCGTGGCCTTAATGTTCTTAGGTGCAGAATCGATTCAAAACTTCTCGATTGCACTGTTAATCGGGCTACTTGCTGGAACATATTCATCGATTTTCATCTCGGCACAAATTTGGTTTGTATTGAAAAAACGTGAAATCATTCAAAAAGGCGCCATTAAAGTGGATAAAGAGAAAAAGCAATGGGGATCAGACGAACCTGTTGTATAAACTAATCCCTTAATGATCAGAGACAGGATATACTTTATGTATATCCTGTTTTTTGTTTATGGTATATAAATGGTTTCAGAACTAATTGAAACAGGGTATACTTATATATATATCCTATTTTTGGATGGAAAGGGGAATATTTATGAAGTTTCAATGGACATGGTTACTCGGTCTTTTATTTGCTATTATCATCGCGATCTTTTCAG includes the following:
- a CDS encoding post-transcriptional regulator — protein: MTTEKDPIFTKMLPALQSKLNEFHLYGYTTVTHEDIWIYCVRKVWRKKDVSEMRTYQITNDILQILPAAFMTYTQIEAQRNSDWFSDLNNADLQILLNPKKDVEKEE
- a CDS encoding polysaccharide biosynthesis protein, whose amino-acid sequence is MSSFIRGTAVLMVAVFMSKLLGFVFRIQFMRIAGEEAVGIYMTAYPAFIFFLSLVQLGIPVAIAKVIAEHKAKGELDKISAVMKTAVFMTFLTAIVFIPASIAFVPYLAGTLLGNPASASALYAGIAIVPIAAIGGLIRGYFQGITRIEETAWSQIIEQFFRILLITWMLPFILSPDDMAMNAAYAMLITMLAEVTSVLYLLFKYRQHRKRKENETIQKKQKRYPFEPILEIALPSSGSRLFGTFTWFLEPIIFLRALSMSGITAIAATSLYGIISGVLIPLLLFPAFIPYALSVVLVPAVSGAAASSNKKKLKERIHLALRLSALTGTFAAAVFFVHGQVLAEKLFHITEGGSYMTILAPVFFFYYIQGPLYSILQSTGEAKAGMMNSVYGGIAKLAVMFVLASQPGIQETGAVLAIGFGVLITSFLHIATLRKNKATATGFTMFALPYFSFILTAIMRPIFIPLGKFGVFTDCLITTLFLVVILILTRQLRLNDFMLFKKLLKRSY
- the ptsG gene encoding glucose-specific PTS transporter subunit IIBC, which produces MFKNAFGVLQKVGQALMLPVALLPAAGLLLGIGNAAQQETMLNFLPFLSADWIQLTASVMEDAGGIIFGNLPLVFAVGVAIGLAKDGAAALAALVGYLVLNQVMSSWLGITPEMLADDPSYALVFGIPTLQTGVFGGILVGLIAAFSYKKFHDIEMPSFLGFFAGKRFVPIATAGIAFVVGLALLVIWPPVQAGMNNASLWLLEEGTYIAVFFFGFIKRLLIPFGLHHIFHAPFWYEFGTYTTTAGAVVRGDMTIFFAQLKDGVQLTAGNFMGGEFPIMMFGLPAAALAMYHAARPERKKLVAGLLGSGALTSFLTGITEPLEFSFLFLSPILFLIHAVLDGLSFVLMTFFGVHVGYTFSGGAIDFFLFGILPGRESWWIVILLGLVFAVIYYFLFRFMISKFNLMTPGREKDDEDGEDNEKAGSTSDLPYDILAAMGGQENIATLDACITRLRVSVKDVKNVDKKELQNLGAAGVLEVGNNIQAIFGPRSEIIKGQIQDVISGKRPRAEVIAEQATTDAVIVNNATDQFVSPIQGELKPLSDVPDAVFAEKMMGDGFAIVPSEGTIVSPVNGKVVSLFPTKHAIGILADSGREILIHVGIDTVKLEGVGFEALVAQDDRIEIGQPLLQVDLDYIKEHATSIITPIIFTNLFEGEEIGINKLGHVDRQEENIITIKK
- the glcT gene encoding glucose PTS transporter transcription antiterminator GlcT, which translates into the protein MKKYEVQKTLNNNVLIASDIDGNEVVLIGSGIGFGKKNGEPINYEQVEKMFVLNDPEKQEQYKQLLSTIDGETLKMLISVVEVIRERAGMPLNENIHIALTDHLAFAINRMKQGLMIRNPFLLETKALYPDEYKIAEEVRSMVNEKISIDLPEGEVGFIALHIHSAIENKNVGDLTAHSALIVKLINIIEEQLDLEIDKSSIDYTRLIRHLRYAIERMVRGEKVNEPLKITEVLKAEYPVCYNLAWKLIKVMQQSLQKDIHDAEAVYLTLHLQRLHSKKSS
- the secDF gene encoding protein translocase subunit SecDF: MKIRGRIVSFLLLLVIFTATIGTTVKPILEDVKLGLDLQGGFEVLYQVEPLKKDDQKVTESMVSDTAGALRKRIDVIGVSEPVIQIESTDRIRVQLAGVENQEAARELLSTQANLTFRDTDDNLILDGTDLKEGKAKPDFRQDGKPVVTLEMKDPNKFGEVTTELSKLKPQGKNILVIWLDFEEGVDSYQEEIMKPDPAFVSAPHVDKPIHSANVEISGSFTVEETKDLAGILNAGALPVKLEEIYSTSVGAQFGEQALNKTILAGIIGISLIFIFMVLYYRIPGLIAVITLSVYIYLILVVFTGINAVLTLPGIAALMLGVGMAVDANILTYERIREELRVGKSVFDAFQSGAKSAFTAILDANITTIIAAIVLFIFGTSSVKGFALMLIISILVSFLTAVWGARLLLGLLVRSGKLDNKPGLFGIAKSRVNPLEDEVDTLDLDTKFDRFDFVRTRKRYFTISILLLITGAIMLGVFKLNLGIDFSSGTRVEILADKPITTEEVSEYISSIGHPSTDIVISGENKSIGVVRYAEEFSQEEINKVKAEVSSVYGAEPNVSSVSSTVGKELVKNAIKALLFAAIGIIIYVAFRFEWRMGLASIIGLLHDAFFMIAVFSILRLEVDITFVAAVLTIIGYSINDTIVTFDRIRENLQRIGKIDNADALADVVNKSLRQTLGRSVNTVLTVILVVVALMFLGAESIQNFSIALLIGLLAGTYSSIFISAQIWFVLKKREIIQKGAIKVDKEKKQWGSDEPVV